A genomic window from Flavobacterium johnsoniae includes:
- a CDS encoding RagB/SusD family nutrient uptake outer membrane protein produces MKKIIITFLLSAGLLVSCTELEVTPNSFVTEDNYFNTQDDAVASVTAVYASLSLDPGEQSLFGRNLYFLTDMGSDYAAAGVSATNPQVRAMSALTHDATTDRVQVAWRQIYAGINRANVAIDNIPKVTGSEVIKTRLINEAKFIRGLLYFQAVRLWGGVPIVLHEATSIDLGSLKTNRATVEEVYAQIIKDLTDAEALPATYSTADAGRATSGAAKAILAKVYITRKDWPNTILKAREVINGGYGYALFEDFQDIFTKTKKNGKEHIFSVQFEPNQAGNGSSGSTFQATSFTGFTATEPADIVSDVALFYDIYAAGDKRRDVSYAKQLLNPATGTLYTFPKPIFKKYLDLTNLATPANVAINFPVIRYADILLSLAEAINEQSGPTAEAYELINQVRRRAFGKAITTPDVTVDLVGLNQTTFRAAIQEERKKEFVQEGQRWFDLVRWGTLVTEVKKVTAKNSVSERNNLYPIPQSERNINPDGLPQNPGY; encoded by the coding sequence ATGAAAAAGATCATTATAACATTCCTTTTAAGTGCCGGTTTATTGGTATCGTGCACGGAGCTTGAGGTAACACCAAACTCTTTTGTAACCGAAGATAATTATTTTAATACTCAAGATGATGCTGTAGCAAGTGTAACTGCTGTTTATGCTTCTTTAAGCCTTGATCCAGGAGAACAAAGTTTGTTTGGAAGAAACCTTTATTTCTTAACCGATATGGGTTCTGATTATGCAGCAGCGGGAGTTTCTGCAACCAATCCGCAAGTAAGAGCAATGAGTGCTTTAACACACGATGCGACTACCGATCGAGTTCAAGTAGCTTGGAGACAAATTTATGCGGGAATAAACAGAGCAAATGTTGCTATTGATAATATTCCTAAAGTAACTGGTTCTGAAGTTATTAAAACAAGATTGATTAACGAAGCTAAATTCATTAGAGGTTTATTGTATTTTCAAGCAGTACGCCTTTGGGGCGGAGTTCCGATTGTTTTGCATGAAGCAACTTCTATTGATTTAGGCAGCTTAAAAACAAATAGAGCAACTGTTGAAGAAGTTTATGCTCAAATCATTAAAGATTTAACAGATGCTGAAGCTTTGCCTGCAACTTACTCTACAGCAGATGCTGGGCGTGCTACTTCTGGAGCTGCAAAAGCGATTTTGGCAAAAGTGTATATTACAAGAAAAGATTGGCCAAATACTATTTTAAAAGCGAGAGAAGTGATTAATGGCGGTTACGGATACGCTTTGTTTGAAGATTTTCAAGATATTTTCACTAAAACTAAAAAGAACGGAAAAGAACATATTTTCTCTGTACAGTTTGAGCCAAATCAAGCAGGAAATGGTTCTAGCGGAAGTACTTTTCAAGCGACTTCTTTTACAGGATTTACAGCAACTGAACCTGCTGATATAGTTTCTGACGTTGCATTATTCTATGACATTTATGCCGCTGGAGATAAAAGAAGAGATGTGAGCTACGCCAAACAATTGTTAAATCCAGCAACGGGAACGCTTTATACTTTTCCGAAACCAATTTTCAAAAAATATTTGGATTTGACCAATTTGGCTACTCCTGCAAACGTAGCAATCAACTTTCCTGTGATTCGTTACGCGGACATTCTTTTGTCTTTAGCGGAAGCGATAAATGAACAAAGCGGACCAACAGCCGAAGCTTACGAATTGATTAATCAAGTGAGAAGAAGGGCTTTTGGAAAAGCGATTACAACTCCAGATGTAACAGTTGATTTAGTTGGATTAAATCAAACCACTTTTAGAGCGGCAATTCAGGAAGAACGCAAAAAAGAGTTTGTTCAAGAAGGGCAAAGATGGTTTGACTTAGTGAGATGGGGAACTTTGGTTACTGAAGTGAAAAAAGTAACGGCTAAAAACTCTGTTTCTGAAAGAAATAATCTTTATCCGATTCCACAAAGTGAAAGAAATATCAACCCTGACGGTTTACCACAGAATCCTGGATATTAA